A portion of the Juglans microcarpa x Juglans regia isolate MS1-56 chromosome 1D, Jm3101_v1.0, whole genome shotgun sequence genome contains these proteins:
- the LOC121256068 gene encoding uncharacterized protein At3g49140 isoform X10 — protein MPYSCFRFLRISHNNPFLCLTIVSSVPYCGACHAEGVCCSTSYWITNSCLIPSFDRRRVPGPAGIRCKIPFFGSTQFHWLSSGHDLCLSKVSVAADYPDSVPDSSSYTSHRAYHPLEDLKVSRRIRYTKLSSAETARTTVEANNFALLVFPGMVHCEPHEQISWAEFQYVIDDYGDIYFEIFDDANILEDRGASNPVNVLIGMEIPIYKNRNKAAARNISIEEGFFDDEVGDSEGPDISVDWGMLDTSSLVHPIYFAKCLTMASNMEYNKKIDDPSNGVSIVGCLRPAFADEESYIRTLFHCVDSDGYSSDWKDEEFSSLNSESDQVNTGSTLYRLEMMRIELFSVYGVQACVLGFTWS, from the exons ATGCCGTATTCATGCTTTCGTTTTTTACGGATTTCACATAATAATCCCTTTCTTTGTTTGACTATTGTGTCTTCAGTTCCTTATTGTGGTGCATGTCATGCAGAGGGGGTCTGTTGCTCAACATCATATTGGATAACAAACAGCTGCCTCATACCTTCTTTTGATCGTCGTAGAGTTCCCGGTCCTGCTGGCATAAG ATGCAAGATTCCATTTTTTGGATCAACTCAATTCCATTGGCTGTCTTCGGGACATGATCTTTGTCTTTCAAAAGTTTCAGTTGCTGCTGACTACCCAGATTCTGTTCCTGATTCTTCTAGTTACACCAGTCACAGAGCTTACCATCCTCTTGAAGATCTAAAAGTTTCCAGAAGAATCCGCTACACTAAACTTAGTTCAGCTGAAACTGCAAGAACCACAGTCGAG GCTAACAACTTTGCTTTGCTGGTCTTTCCTGGGATGGTACATTGTGAACCGCATGAACAAATTTCATGGGCTGAATTTCAGTATGTTATCGATGACTACGGAG atatatattttgaaatttttgatgATGCAAACATCTTAGAAGATCGTGGAGCAAGTAACCCTGTG AATGTGTTGATTGGAATGGAGATTCCAATATATAAGAACAGAAACAAAGCTGCTGCACGCAACATTTCTATTGAAGAAGGCTTTTTTGACGATGAG GTTGGGGATTCTGAAGGGCCTGATATTTCAGTGGACTGGGGAATGCTAGATACTTCTAGCTTGGTCCACCCTATTTATTTTGCTAAATGCTTGACGATG GCCTCTAATATGgagtacaataaaaaaatagatgatccGTCAAATGGTGTTTCCATTGTGGGCTGCCTCAGACCTGCTTTTGCTGATGAAGAATCATATATTAGAACGCTGTTTCATTGTGTAGATAGTGATGGATACAGCTCAGACTGGAAAG ATGAAGAATTCTCGAGCTTGAATTCTGAAAGTGATCAAGTCAACACTGGCTCAACTTTGTACAGGCTGGAGATGATGAGAATAGAGCTATTCTCTGTGTATGGTGTCCAGGCATGTGTATTAGGCTTTACATGGTCGTAG
- the LOC121256068 gene encoding uncharacterized protein At3g49140 isoform X4, which translates to MPYSCFRFLRISHNNPFLCLTIVSSVPYCGACHAEGVCCSTSYWITNSCLIPSFDRRRVPGPAGIRCKIPFFGSTQFHWLSSGHDLCLSKVSVAADYPDSVPDSSSYTSHRAYHPLEDLKVSRRIRYTKLSSAETARTTVEANNFALLVFPGMVHCEPHEQISWAEFQYVIDDYGDIYFEIFDDANILEDRGASNPVNVLIGMEIPIYKNRNKAAARNISIEEGFFDDEVGDSEGPDISVDWGMLDTSSLVHPIYFAKCLTMASNMEYNKKIDDPSNGVSIVGCLRPAFADEESYIRTLFHCVDSDGYSSDWKDEEFSSLNSESDQVNTGSTLYRLEMMRIELFSVYGVQSEVSLQDFLDAEPDVLAHSTPAIVERFGEMGISCNVALKALCKKKGLDVEATSEVAAEKQIQQLLFPRSRRKKLRNHGVGLRDVDSY; encoded by the exons ATGCCGTATTCATGCTTTCGTTTTTTACGGATTTCACATAATAATCCCTTTCTTTGTTTGACTATTGTGTCTTCAGTTCCTTATTGTGGTGCATGTCATGCAGAGGGGGTCTGTTGCTCAACATCATATTGGATAACAAACAGCTGCCTCATACCTTCTTTTGATCGTCGTAGAGTTCCCGGTCCTGCTGGCATAAG ATGCAAGATTCCATTTTTTGGATCAACTCAATTCCATTGGCTGTCTTCGGGACATGATCTTTGTCTTTCAAAAGTTTCAGTTGCTGCTGACTACCCAGATTCTGTTCCTGATTCTTCTAGTTACACCAGTCACAGAGCTTACCATCCTCTTGAAGATCTAAAAGTTTCCAGAAGAATCCGCTACACTAAACTTAGTTCAGCTGAAACTGCAAGAACCACAGTCGAG GCTAACAACTTTGCTTTGCTGGTCTTTCCTGGGATGGTACATTGTGAACCGCATGAACAAATTTCATGGGCTGAATTTCAGTATGTTATCGATGACTACGGAG atatatattttgaaatttttgatgATGCAAACATCTTAGAAGATCGTGGAGCAAGTAACCCTGTG AATGTGTTGATTGGAATGGAGATTCCAATATATAAGAACAGAAACAAAGCTGCTGCACGCAACATTTCTATTGAAGAAGGCTTTTTTGACGATGAG GTTGGGGATTCTGAAGGGCCTGATATTTCAGTGGACTGGGGAATGCTAGATACTTCTAGCTTGGTCCACCCTATTTATTTTGCTAAATGCTTGACGATG GCCTCTAATATGgagtacaataaaaaaatagatgatccGTCAAATGGTGTTTCCATTGTGGGCTGCCTCAGACCTGCTTTTGCTGATGAAGAATCATATATTAGAACGCTGTTTCATTGTGTAGATAGTGATGGATACAGCTCAGACTGGAAAG ATGAAGAATTCTCGAGCTTGAATTCTGAAAGTGATCAAGTCAACACTGGCTCAACTTTGTACAGGCTGGAGATGATGAGAATAGAGCTATTCTCTGTGTATGGTGTCCAG TCTGAAGTTAGCTTGCAAGATTTTCTAGATGCTGAGCCTGATGTTCTTGCACATTCTACTCCAGCAATTGTAGAGCGGTTTGGCGAGATGGGTATTAGTTGCAATGTTGCTCTTAAAGCTCTTTGCAAAAAGAAGGGTCTGGATGTTGAG GCAACTTCTGAAGTTGCAGCCGAGAAGCAGATTCAGCAACTTCTGTTTCCCCGTTCTCGCcgcaaaaaattaagaaatcatGGGGTTGGACTTCGGGATGTGGATTCATATTAA
- the LOC121256068 gene encoding uncharacterized protein At3g49140 isoform X5, with protein sequence MPYSCFRFLRISHNNPFLCLTIVSSVPYCGACHAEGVCCSTSYWITNSCLIPSFDRRRVPGPAGISHRAYHPLEDLKVSRRIRYTKLSSAETARTTVEANNFALLVFPGMVHCEPHEQISWAEFQYVIDDYGDIYFEIFDDANILEDRGASNPVNVLIGMEIPIYKNRNKAAARNISIEEGFFDDEVGDSEGPDISVDWGMLDTSSLVHPIYFAKCLTMASNMEYNKKIDDPSNGVSIVGCLRPAFADEESYIRTLFHCVDSDGYSSDWKDEEFSSLNSESDQVNTGSTLYRLEMMRIELFSVYGVQSEVSLQDFLDAEPDVLAHSTPAIVERFGEMGISCNVALKALCKKKGLDVESAHLIGIDSLGMDVRVFSGVEVQTHRFPFKVKATSEVAAEKQIQQLLFPRSRRKKLRNHGVGLRDVDSY encoded by the exons ATGCCGTATTCATGCTTTCGTTTTTTACGGATTTCACATAATAATCCCTTTCTTTGTTTGACTATTGTGTCTTCAGTTCCTTATTGTGGTGCATGTCATGCAGAGGGGGTCTGTTGCTCAACATCATATTGGATAACAAACAGCTGCCTCATACCTTCTTTTGATCGTCGTAGAGTTCCCGGTCCTGCTGGCATAAG TCACAGAGCTTACCATCCTCTTGAAGATCTAAAAGTTTCCAGAAGAATCCGCTACACTAAACTTAGTTCAGCTGAAACTGCAAGAACCACAGTCGAG GCTAACAACTTTGCTTTGCTGGTCTTTCCTGGGATGGTACATTGTGAACCGCATGAACAAATTTCATGGGCTGAATTTCAGTATGTTATCGATGACTACGGAG atatatattttgaaatttttgatgATGCAAACATCTTAGAAGATCGTGGAGCAAGTAACCCTGTG AATGTGTTGATTGGAATGGAGATTCCAATATATAAGAACAGAAACAAAGCTGCTGCACGCAACATTTCTATTGAAGAAGGCTTTTTTGACGATGAG GTTGGGGATTCTGAAGGGCCTGATATTTCAGTGGACTGGGGAATGCTAGATACTTCTAGCTTGGTCCACCCTATTTATTTTGCTAAATGCTTGACGATG GCCTCTAATATGgagtacaataaaaaaatagatgatccGTCAAATGGTGTTTCCATTGTGGGCTGCCTCAGACCTGCTTTTGCTGATGAAGAATCATATATTAGAACGCTGTTTCATTGTGTAGATAGTGATGGATACAGCTCAGACTGGAAAG ATGAAGAATTCTCGAGCTTGAATTCTGAAAGTGATCAAGTCAACACTGGCTCAACTTTGTACAGGCTGGAGATGATGAGAATAGAGCTATTCTCTGTGTATGGTGTCCAG TCTGAAGTTAGCTTGCAAGATTTTCTAGATGCTGAGCCTGATGTTCTTGCACATTCTACTCCAGCAATTGTAGAGCGGTTTGGCGAGATGGGTATTAGTTGCAATGTTGCTCTTAAAGCTCTTTGCAAAAAGAAGGGTCTGGATGTTGAG TCAGCTCATTTGATTGGGATTGACAGCCTGGGCATGGATGTTAGGGTTTTCTCTGGGGTGGAGGTACAAACACATCGTTTTCCTTTCAAAGTCAAG GCAACTTCTGAAGTTGCAGCCGAGAAGCAGATTCAGCAACTTCTGTTTCCCCGTTCTCGCcgcaaaaaattaagaaatcatGGGGTTGGACTTCGGGATGTGGATTCATATTAA
- the LOC121256068 gene encoding uncharacterized protein At3g49140 isoform X1 has protein sequence MPYSCFRFLRISHNNPFLCLTIVSSVPYCGACHAEGVCCSTSYWITNSCLIPSFDRRRVPGPAGIRCKIPFFGSTQFHWLSSGHDLCLSKVSVAADYPDSVPDSSSYTSHRAYHPLEDLKVSRRIRYTKLSSAETARTTVEANNFALLVFPGMVHCEPHEQISWAEFQYVIDDYGDIYFEIFDDANILEDRGASNPVNVLIGMEIPIYKNRNKAAARNISIEEGFFDDEVGDSEGPDISVDWGMLDTSSLVHPIYFAKCLTMASNMEYNKKIDDPSNGVSIVGCLRPAFADEESYIRTLFHCVDSDGYSSDWKDEEFSSLNSESDQVNTGSTLYRLEMMRIELFSVYGVQSEVSLQDFLDAEPDVLAHSTPAIVERFGEMGISCNVALKALCKKKGLDVESAHLIGIDSLGMDVRVFSGVEVQTHRFPFKVKATSEVAAEKQIQQLLFPRSRRKKLRNHGVGLRDVDSY, from the exons ATGCCGTATTCATGCTTTCGTTTTTTACGGATTTCACATAATAATCCCTTTCTTTGTTTGACTATTGTGTCTTCAGTTCCTTATTGTGGTGCATGTCATGCAGAGGGGGTCTGTTGCTCAACATCATATTGGATAACAAACAGCTGCCTCATACCTTCTTTTGATCGTCGTAGAGTTCCCGGTCCTGCTGGCATAAG ATGCAAGATTCCATTTTTTGGATCAACTCAATTCCATTGGCTGTCTTCGGGACATGATCTTTGTCTTTCAAAAGTTTCAGTTGCTGCTGACTACCCAGATTCTGTTCCTGATTCTTCTAGTTACACCAGTCACAGAGCTTACCATCCTCTTGAAGATCTAAAAGTTTCCAGAAGAATCCGCTACACTAAACTTAGTTCAGCTGAAACTGCAAGAACCACAGTCGAG GCTAACAACTTTGCTTTGCTGGTCTTTCCTGGGATGGTACATTGTGAACCGCATGAACAAATTTCATGGGCTGAATTTCAGTATGTTATCGATGACTACGGAG atatatattttgaaatttttgatgATGCAAACATCTTAGAAGATCGTGGAGCAAGTAACCCTGTG AATGTGTTGATTGGAATGGAGATTCCAATATATAAGAACAGAAACAAAGCTGCTGCACGCAACATTTCTATTGAAGAAGGCTTTTTTGACGATGAG GTTGGGGATTCTGAAGGGCCTGATATTTCAGTGGACTGGGGAATGCTAGATACTTCTAGCTTGGTCCACCCTATTTATTTTGCTAAATGCTTGACGATG GCCTCTAATATGgagtacaataaaaaaatagatgatccGTCAAATGGTGTTTCCATTGTGGGCTGCCTCAGACCTGCTTTTGCTGATGAAGAATCATATATTAGAACGCTGTTTCATTGTGTAGATAGTGATGGATACAGCTCAGACTGGAAAG ATGAAGAATTCTCGAGCTTGAATTCTGAAAGTGATCAAGTCAACACTGGCTCAACTTTGTACAGGCTGGAGATGATGAGAATAGAGCTATTCTCTGTGTATGGTGTCCAG TCTGAAGTTAGCTTGCAAGATTTTCTAGATGCTGAGCCTGATGTTCTTGCACATTCTACTCCAGCAATTGTAGAGCGGTTTGGCGAGATGGGTATTAGTTGCAATGTTGCTCTTAAAGCTCTTTGCAAAAAGAAGGGTCTGGATGTTGAG TCAGCTCATTTGATTGGGATTGACAGCCTGGGCATGGATGTTAGGGTTTTCTCTGGGGTGGAGGTACAAACACATCGTTTTCCTTTCAAAGTCAAG GCAACTTCTGAAGTTGCAGCCGAGAAGCAGATTCAGCAACTTCTGTTTCCCCGTTCTCGCcgcaaaaaattaagaaatcatGGGGTTGGACTTCGGGATGTGGATTCATATTAA
- the LOC121256068 gene encoding uncharacterized protein At3g49140 isoform X2, whose protein sequence is MAIAAATPLPLVPYCGACHAEGVCCSTSYWITNSCLIPSFDRRRVPGPAGIRCKIPFFGSTQFHWLSSGHDLCLSKVSVAADYPDSVPDSSSYTSHRAYHPLEDLKVSRRIRYTKLSSAETARTTVEANNFALLVFPGMVHCEPHEQISWAEFQYVIDDYGDIYFEIFDDANILEDRGASNPVNVLIGMEIPIYKNRNKAAARNISIEEGFFDDEVGDSEGPDISVDWGMLDTSSLVHPIYFAKCLTMASNMEYNKKIDDPSNGVSIVGCLRPAFADEESYIRTLFHCVDSDGYSSDWKDEEFSSLNSESDQVNTGSTLYRLEMMRIELFSVYGVQSEVSLQDFLDAEPDVLAHSTPAIVERFGEMGISCNVALKALCKKKGLDVESAHLIGIDSLGMDVRVFSGVEVQTHRFPFKVKATSEVAAEKQIQQLLFPRSRRKKLRNHGVGLRDVDSY, encoded by the exons TTCCTTATTGTGGTGCATGTCATGCAGAGGGGGTCTGTTGCTCAACATCATATTGGATAACAAACAGCTGCCTCATACCTTCTTTTGATCGTCGTAGAGTTCCCGGTCCTGCTGGCATAAG ATGCAAGATTCCATTTTTTGGATCAACTCAATTCCATTGGCTGTCTTCGGGACATGATCTTTGTCTTTCAAAAGTTTCAGTTGCTGCTGACTACCCAGATTCTGTTCCTGATTCTTCTAGTTACACCAGTCACAGAGCTTACCATCCTCTTGAAGATCTAAAAGTTTCCAGAAGAATCCGCTACACTAAACTTAGTTCAGCTGAAACTGCAAGAACCACAGTCGAG GCTAACAACTTTGCTTTGCTGGTCTTTCCTGGGATGGTACATTGTGAACCGCATGAACAAATTTCATGGGCTGAATTTCAGTATGTTATCGATGACTACGGAG atatatattttgaaatttttgatgATGCAAACATCTTAGAAGATCGTGGAGCAAGTAACCCTGTG AATGTGTTGATTGGAATGGAGATTCCAATATATAAGAACAGAAACAAAGCTGCTGCACGCAACATTTCTATTGAAGAAGGCTTTTTTGACGATGAG GTTGGGGATTCTGAAGGGCCTGATATTTCAGTGGACTGGGGAATGCTAGATACTTCTAGCTTGGTCCACCCTATTTATTTTGCTAAATGCTTGACGATG GCCTCTAATATGgagtacaataaaaaaatagatgatccGTCAAATGGTGTTTCCATTGTGGGCTGCCTCAGACCTGCTTTTGCTGATGAAGAATCATATATTAGAACGCTGTTTCATTGTGTAGATAGTGATGGATACAGCTCAGACTGGAAAG ATGAAGAATTCTCGAGCTTGAATTCTGAAAGTGATCAAGTCAACACTGGCTCAACTTTGTACAGGCTGGAGATGATGAGAATAGAGCTATTCTCTGTGTATGGTGTCCAG TCTGAAGTTAGCTTGCAAGATTTTCTAGATGCTGAGCCTGATGTTCTTGCACATTCTACTCCAGCAATTGTAGAGCGGTTTGGCGAGATGGGTATTAGTTGCAATGTTGCTCTTAAAGCTCTTTGCAAAAAGAAGGGTCTGGATGTTGAG TCAGCTCATTTGATTGGGATTGACAGCCTGGGCATGGATGTTAGGGTTTTCTCTGGGGTGGAGGTACAAACACATCGTTTTCCTTTCAAAGTCAAG GCAACTTCTGAAGTTGCAGCCGAGAAGCAGATTCAGCAACTTCTGTTTCCCCGTTCTCGCcgcaaaaaattaagaaatcatGGGGTTGGACTTCGGGATGTGGATTCATATTAA
- the LOC121256068 gene encoding uncharacterized protein At3g49140 isoform X9, with amino-acid sequence MAIAAATPLPLVPYCGACHAEGVCCSTSYWITNSCLIPSFDRRRVPGPAGISHRAYHPLEDLKVSRRIRYTKLSSAETARTTVEANNFALLVFPGMVHCEPHEQISWAEFQYVIDDYGDIYFEIFDDANILEDRGASNPVNVLIGMEIPIYKNRNKAAARNISIEEGFFDDEVGDSEGPDISVDWGMLDTSSLVHPIYFAKCLTMASNMEYNKKIDDPSNGVSIVGCLRPAFADEESYIRTLFHCVDSDGYSSDWKDEEFSSLNSESDQVNTGSTLYRLEMMRIELFSVYGVQSEVSLQDFLDAEPDVLAHSTPAIVERFGEMGISCNVALKALCKKKGLDVEATSEVAAEKQIQQLLFPRSRRKKLRNHGVGLRDVDSY; translated from the exons TTCCTTATTGTGGTGCATGTCATGCAGAGGGGGTCTGTTGCTCAACATCATATTGGATAACAAACAGCTGCCTCATACCTTCTTTTGATCGTCGTAGAGTTCCCGGTCCTGCTGGCATAAG TCACAGAGCTTACCATCCTCTTGAAGATCTAAAAGTTTCCAGAAGAATCCGCTACACTAAACTTAGTTCAGCTGAAACTGCAAGAACCACAGTCGAG GCTAACAACTTTGCTTTGCTGGTCTTTCCTGGGATGGTACATTGTGAACCGCATGAACAAATTTCATGGGCTGAATTTCAGTATGTTATCGATGACTACGGAG atatatattttgaaatttttgatgATGCAAACATCTTAGAAGATCGTGGAGCAAGTAACCCTGTG AATGTGTTGATTGGAATGGAGATTCCAATATATAAGAACAGAAACAAAGCTGCTGCACGCAACATTTCTATTGAAGAAGGCTTTTTTGACGATGAG GTTGGGGATTCTGAAGGGCCTGATATTTCAGTGGACTGGGGAATGCTAGATACTTCTAGCTTGGTCCACCCTATTTATTTTGCTAAATGCTTGACGATG GCCTCTAATATGgagtacaataaaaaaatagatgatccGTCAAATGGTGTTTCCATTGTGGGCTGCCTCAGACCTGCTTTTGCTGATGAAGAATCATATATTAGAACGCTGTTTCATTGTGTAGATAGTGATGGATACAGCTCAGACTGGAAAG ATGAAGAATTCTCGAGCTTGAATTCTGAAAGTGATCAAGTCAACACTGGCTCAACTTTGTACAGGCTGGAGATGATGAGAATAGAGCTATTCTCTGTGTATGGTGTCCAG TCTGAAGTTAGCTTGCAAGATTTTCTAGATGCTGAGCCTGATGTTCTTGCACATTCTACTCCAGCAATTGTAGAGCGGTTTGGCGAGATGGGTATTAGTTGCAATGTTGCTCTTAAAGCTCTTTGCAAAAAGAAGGGTCTGGATGTTGAG GCAACTTCTGAAGTTGCAGCCGAGAAGCAGATTCAGCAACTTCTGTTTCCCCGTTCTCGCcgcaaaaaattaagaaatcatGGGGTTGGACTTCGGGATGTGGATTCATATTAA
- the LOC121256068 gene encoding uncharacterized protein At3g49140 isoform X7, with the protein MAIAAATPLPLVPYCGACHAEGVCCSTSYWITNSCLIPSFDRRRVPGPAGISHRAYHPLEDLKVSRRIRYTKLSSAETARTTVEANNFALLVFPGMVHCEPHEQISWAEFQYVIDDYGDIYFEIFDDANILEDRGASNPVNVLIGMEIPIYKNRNKAAARNISIEEGFFDDEVGDSEGPDISVDWGMLDTSSLVHPIYFAKCLTMASNMEYNKKIDDPSNGVSIVGCLRPAFADEESYIRTLFHCVDSDGYSSDWKDEEFSSLNSESDQVNTGSTLYRLEMMRIELFSVYGVQSEVSLQDFLDAEPDVLAHSTPAIVERFGEMGISCNVALKALCKKKGLDVESAHLIGIDSLGMDVRVFSGVEVQTHRFPFKVKATSEVAAEKQIQQLLFPRSRRKKLRNHGVGLRDVDSY; encoded by the exons TTCCTTATTGTGGTGCATGTCATGCAGAGGGGGTCTGTTGCTCAACATCATATTGGATAACAAACAGCTGCCTCATACCTTCTTTTGATCGTCGTAGAGTTCCCGGTCCTGCTGGCATAAG TCACAGAGCTTACCATCCTCTTGAAGATCTAAAAGTTTCCAGAAGAATCCGCTACACTAAACTTAGTTCAGCTGAAACTGCAAGAACCACAGTCGAG GCTAACAACTTTGCTTTGCTGGTCTTTCCTGGGATGGTACATTGTGAACCGCATGAACAAATTTCATGGGCTGAATTTCAGTATGTTATCGATGACTACGGAG atatatattttgaaatttttgatgATGCAAACATCTTAGAAGATCGTGGAGCAAGTAACCCTGTG AATGTGTTGATTGGAATGGAGATTCCAATATATAAGAACAGAAACAAAGCTGCTGCACGCAACATTTCTATTGAAGAAGGCTTTTTTGACGATGAG GTTGGGGATTCTGAAGGGCCTGATATTTCAGTGGACTGGGGAATGCTAGATACTTCTAGCTTGGTCCACCCTATTTATTTTGCTAAATGCTTGACGATG GCCTCTAATATGgagtacaataaaaaaatagatgatccGTCAAATGGTGTTTCCATTGTGGGCTGCCTCAGACCTGCTTTTGCTGATGAAGAATCATATATTAGAACGCTGTTTCATTGTGTAGATAGTGATGGATACAGCTCAGACTGGAAAG ATGAAGAATTCTCGAGCTTGAATTCTGAAAGTGATCAAGTCAACACTGGCTCAACTTTGTACAGGCTGGAGATGATGAGAATAGAGCTATTCTCTGTGTATGGTGTCCAG TCTGAAGTTAGCTTGCAAGATTTTCTAGATGCTGAGCCTGATGTTCTTGCACATTCTACTCCAGCAATTGTAGAGCGGTTTGGCGAGATGGGTATTAGTTGCAATGTTGCTCTTAAAGCTCTTTGCAAAAAGAAGGGTCTGGATGTTGAG TCAGCTCATTTGATTGGGATTGACAGCCTGGGCATGGATGTTAGGGTTTTCTCTGGGGTGGAGGTACAAACACATCGTTTTCCTTTCAAAGTCAAG GCAACTTCTGAAGTTGCAGCCGAGAAGCAGATTCAGCAACTTCTGTTTCCCCGTTCTCGCcgcaaaaaattaagaaatcatGGGGTTGGACTTCGGGATGTGGATTCATATTAA
- the LOC121256068 gene encoding uncharacterized protein At3g49140 isoform X3 encodes MAIAAATPLPLEGVCCSTSYWITNSCLIPSFDRRRVPGPAGIRCKIPFFGSTQFHWLSSGHDLCLSKVSVAADYPDSVPDSSSYTSHRAYHPLEDLKVSRRIRYTKLSSAETARTTVEANNFALLVFPGMVHCEPHEQISWAEFQYVIDDYGDIYFEIFDDANILEDRGASNPVNVLIGMEIPIYKNRNKAAARNISIEEGFFDDEVGDSEGPDISVDWGMLDTSSLVHPIYFAKCLTMASNMEYNKKIDDPSNGVSIVGCLRPAFADEESYIRTLFHCVDSDGYSSDWKDEEFSSLNSESDQVNTGSTLYRLEMMRIELFSVYGVQSEVSLQDFLDAEPDVLAHSTPAIVERFGEMGISCNVALKALCKKKGLDVESAHLIGIDSLGMDVRVFSGVEVQTHRFPFKVKATSEVAAEKQIQQLLFPRSRRKKLRNHGVGLRDVDSY; translated from the exons AGGGGGTCTGTTGCTCAACATCATATTGGATAACAAACAGCTGCCTCATACCTTCTTTTGATCGTCGTAGAGTTCCCGGTCCTGCTGGCATAAG ATGCAAGATTCCATTTTTTGGATCAACTCAATTCCATTGGCTGTCTTCGGGACATGATCTTTGTCTTTCAAAAGTTTCAGTTGCTGCTGACTACCCAGATTCTGTTCCTGATTCTTCTAGTTACACCAGTCACAGAGCTTACCATCCTCTTGAAGATCTAAAAGTTTCCAGAAGAATCCGCTACACTAAACTTAGTTCAGCTGAAACTGCAAGAACCACAGTCGAG GCTAACAACTTTGCTTTGCTGGTCTTTCCTGGGATGGTACATTGTGAACCGCATGAACAAATTTCATGGGCTGAATTTCAGTATGTTATCGATGACTACGGAG atatatattttgaaatttttgatgATGCAAACATCTTAGAAGATCGTGGAGCAAGTAACCCTGTG AATGTGTTGATTGGAATGGAGATTCCAATATATAAGAACAGAAACAAAGCTGCTGCACGCAACATTTCTATTGAAGAAGGCTTTTTTGACGATGAG GTTGGGGATTCTGAAGGGCCTGATATTTCAGTGGACTGGGGAATGCTAGATACTTCTAGCTTGGTCCACCCTATTTATTTTGCTAAATGCTTGACGATG GCCTCTAATATGgagtacaataaaaaaatagatgatccGTCAAATGGTGTTTCCATTGTGGGCTGCCTCAGACCTGCTTTTGCTGATGAAGAATCATATATTAGAACGCTGTTTCATTGTGTAGATAGTGATGGATACAGCTCAGACTGGAAAG ATGAAGAATTCTCGAGCTTGAATTCTGAAAGTGATCAAGTCAACACTGGCTCAACTTTGTACAGGCTGGAGATGATGAGAATAGAGCTATTCTCTGTGTATGGTGTCCAG TCTGAAGTTAGCTTGCAAGATTTTCTAGATGCTGAGCCTGATGTTCTTGCACATTCTACTCCAGCAATTGTAGAGCGGTTTGGCGAGATGGGTATTAGTTGCAATGTTGCTCTTAAAGCTCTTTGCAAAAAGAAGGGTCTGGATGTTGAG TCAGCTCATTTGATTGGGATTGACAGCCTGGGCATGGATGTTAGGGTTTTCTCTGGGGTGGAGGTACAAACACATCGTTTTCCTTTCAAAGTCAAG GCAACTTCTGAAGTTGCAGCCGAGAAGCAGATTCAGCAACTTCTGTTTCCCCGTTCTCGCcgcaaaaaattaagaaatcatGGGGTTGGACTTCGGGATGTGGATTCATATTAA